From Argonema galeatum A003/A1:
TCACGGTCGGCGTATGACAAACCGAGGGATTAAAGCATCTCCAGAGGGCATCGAAAAAGCAGAAACAGCTTTGAGTCCCAACAACTTGAATAAGAAAGTTCTAGCAGAAGAGTTAGGACTTGCCAGGTCAACAGTAACCAATTTTTTTAGAGGTATAGCAGTTGACCGTATAAATTTTGAAGAGATTTGCAAAAAACTAGGTCTAGACTGGCGAGACATAGTCGCTAAACCACCCAACGAACACGATCCACAAGTCGTACAGGAGGCAAACTCTAGCCTTGCTTCAGAAGATGTAGATGCCTTGGTGCGAGAACTACGGCAGCTTTGCTACAACAAAATCCAACACCGCTGTGGCACTATACGCCTGTTGGACGTTAACCGACCGATAAAGTTAAGTCGCCTTTACGTCGATGTCAACGTCATGGAGGATATCCCCAGCCTGCAACGCAAAGAGATTTCTGACTTGCAGCAACACTTCAAACCTCATACCGATGATTTCAACCGCTTCGGCTTGGGGAAGCCTCAGAAAAGATTACCGGGTTTGGAAGCAGTGGCGACGTACTCCAAGCTGATGGTGCTGGGTAAACCTGGGTCGGGTAAAAGCACGTTTTTGCAACATCTCGCCATTGAGTGCAATCAAGGCAACTTTCAACCTGACCGGATACCTGTTTTTATCCAATTGAATAACTTTGCTAAAGATGCTAGAGCTTCTGGTGATTTTAACTTAGTCAAATACATCAGCCAAGAATTTCGTAAGTGTGGCATTTCGGAACTGAATACAGAAACCTTGTTGAATCACGGCAAAGTTCTGGTTTTACTAGATGGCTTGGATGAAGTTCAGGATGCTGACAGCGATCGAGTAATAGAGTCACTTCGCAATTTTTCTGATGACTATTATAACAATCAGTTGATTATCACCTGTCGGATTGCAGCCCAGTACAAATTTCAGGGATTCACCGATGTTGAGACAGCAGATTTTAACCAAACGCAAATCCAAACCTTTGTCAAAAACTGGTTTGTAGCGGTTGCTAGTAATTTTTCAGAGGAGGCAGAAGCAAAGGCGACTCAGTTTATTAATCAGCTACAGATGCCAGAGAATCATCAAATCCGAGAAATAGCTTGTACGCCGCTGCTTTTGCATCTGACCTGTTTATTTTTCCGAGAAAAAGCTAAGTTCCCCTCTAACCGAGCCAAGCTGTATGACGAAGGACTAGATCTTCTGCTTAAGAAATGGGATGAAGAGAGGGGTATTAAACGTGATGAAATTTATCGCAATTTGTCCATCCCATATAAGAAACTTCTGTTGACTCACGTGGCAGCCATCACGTTTGAGCAGGGCGATTACTTCTTTGAAAAAGACAAAATTCAGCAACACATTGCTGACTATCTCCGAACTTTATCCGATGTTGAAACTGACTCAACCCAATTGCAGATGGATAGCGAAGCAGTTTTGAAATCCATTGAAGCACAACATGGGTTATTGGTGGAACGAGCGCGGCGAATTTACTCTTTTTCCCATCTCACCTTTCAAGAGTATTTCACTGCCAAAAAAATTGTTACCAATTCTGAGCCACAGGCTTTGGAAAATCTGGTTAGAAACATCACCGATAAACGCTGGCGTGAGGTTTTTTTCCTAGTGGCTGGAATGTTGGGTAATGCCGATCAACTGCTGCGGTTAATCAAGCAAGGTGTTGATACACTTTTAGCCTCAGATGACGAATTGCAGGAGTTTTTGATGTGGATCGACCAGAAAACTATTTCAGTGCAGGTTTCCTACAAGCAAGTAGCCGTTAGAGCTTTTTACTTTGCCCTTACCTTTGACCCTTCTTTTGCCCATGTCCTTGACATTTCTCTTGACCTTGACGATGCCCTTATCCATGCCCATTCTCTTGCCAATGCCTTTGTTTTTTACAATGAATTTGACTTTAGCTTTGACCATGATAATGCTTTTAATGCTGATTTTGACGAAGACCTTGCTTTTGCTTATAGCGATGCCCAGGCTCTTGACTTTGCCCTTAACCCATTCTTTGCTCGTAATCGAGCCTGGTGCCATGCCTATAACTATGAGCTTGACCTTCATTTTACCCTTGAGCCTGACCTTGCTATTGAGCCTGAATTAGAAAAAATACTGCAACAACTTTACGATCAACTACCTCAACCATATAGTCAGGAGGCAATGTTTAAGCAATGGTGGCGAGATAACGGTTGGAACGTGACTACGCAATTGACAAAGTTGATGAACAAGCACTGCAATATTGGTCGTGATTGGCAGTTAAACGAACAGCAAAAAGGATTACTCAAGCAGTATTACGATGCCAATAGATTGCTAGTAGAATGTCTAAATAGCGGTTGTGAAGTGACACCGGAAGTCCGACATGAAATCGAGGATACATTATTATTACCCATTGCCGAAATTGAAAGGCGAAAAAGTGAGGTATGAACAAAGAGAGATTCCTTCGGATAGTTTCGCGCTTCGCATTCCTCCAACAAAGCGGGTCGCGAAGCGTGCTGAAGGCTTTCGCATTTTTTTAAATTATATAAAAAGCGATGATTATTTGACAATAATCACTATCAATAGATGTTAAAATAATTTTGTAAAAATTACATTTACCCACACAATACATTGAGTTTCGATAACGTTTGCAAATTTCTCGCCGAAAGTTATCCCGAACAATTCGCCAGATGGTTGCTCTCTGGTAACATCTCCAATATCCAGGTACTCAAAACCGAACTGAGCATCGAACCCATACGCGCTGATTCCATCACTCTGCTGCGAACCATCAACGAAATTCTGCAACTGGAATTTCAAACTCTGCCGCAATCCAATCCGCCACTCCCATTCCGGATGCTCAAATATTGGACGAGATTGTATGATGAATACAACTGCGAAATCGAACAAGTTGTCTTGTTTTTAAAGCGAACCAACTCACCCGATGTCTTTATCGACTCTTTTCAAAGTCGAAATACCATACACCGCTATCGAGTTATTCGGATGTGGGAACAAGATCCAGCGCCACTTTTGGCAAACCCCGCTCTGTTACCTTTAGCTACTCTAGCTCAAAGTGATTCCCCCAACATTTTATTAGAGCAAGTCGCTCAAGAAGTCGCTAGAATCGAGTCAACCCAAGAGCGAGCGAATGTGGCAGCTTGTGTAAGCGTTCTTGCAGGTTTGCGGTTTGACAACAATGTGATTACCCAACTATTCAAAGAGGAAATTATGCAGGAATCTGTGTTCTATCAAAGTATCATCGAAAAGGGAGAGCAACGAGGACGCCAAGAAGGACGCCAAGAAGGACGCCAAGAAGGACGCCAAGAAGGACGGAAACAAGGAGAGGAGGCGTTGCTGCTGCGGCTGCTTACCCGTCGAATAGGCCGTATTACTCCTGAAATTCAAGTTCAAATTCAGCAGTTATCGATCGCACAATTAGAAGATTTGGGAGAAGCACTATTAGATTTCTCTCAACCAACTGATTTAACCGCTTGGTTAGAATCTCATCAGTCATAAATAAAACGATAAGTCCGCGTAGGCGGACTTATCGTTTTAAGGTGAAAAGGAGAAACTAAACTTGGATCTAAAACAACGATTACAAAACCATCTCACGGAAATTGTACGCGATCGCGACCCGTACCTCTCATCGGCGGGCCATTTCTACGTGCAGCAGTACATCCGCGCACAGCTGCAACAGTGGGGAACCCTAGAAACCCACGAATTCACAGTCCGAGGTAAAACCCATCAAAATCTCATCCTAAACATACCCCCCCTTTCATCCTCTCTTGCGCCCTCCCCGTCCACGGGGAGGGCTGGGGTGGGGTTCCCACCGATTTTAATCGGCGCACATTATGATGGCGTACCGGGAACGCCAGGTGCAGATGACAATGCCACTGGTGTCGCCGTCTTACTAGAATTGGCGAGATCGATCGCAGATCAACCGCTCAAATATCCAGTCCGATTTGTTGCCTTTGATATGGAAGAATACGGGATGTTGGGTAGTGCCGAATATGCTAATGAATTGAAGCAACAACGGCAACCCCTACGCCTAATGATTTCATTGGAAATGTTGGGTTATTGCGATGAGACTCCAAATTCAGAACGTTACCCGACTGGGTTGGAACGCTTCTATCCAAATCGCGGTAATTTTATTGCTTTAATTGGTAATTTGTCAACAATTCCCGACCTCATTAACCTCAGCAGAAATATTCGCAAAAGTGGTACGCCGTCTGAATGGTTACCCGCACCAAATAGAGGTTTAATGGTTCCGCAGACGCGACTGAGCGATCATTCTCCTTTTTGGGATAATGGTTATCGAGCTATGATGATCACCGATACGGCTTTTATGCGAAATCCCCATTATCATAAAGCGAGCGATCGCATCGAAACCCTCAACCTAGACTTTCTCACCGGCGTCTGTCGCGGTTTAGACATCGGCATCAGGCGACTTTAACGCCACTGTCCTCCTGTTCTGGCTTCGGTACTGCGTTCGATCGCCTGACGCACTTGGGCCAATGTTCTCCCCTTGGCTAACTGTCTCTTCCACATCTCTAAACCATCACTATCTGCGTTTCGTCCCATCACTTCCCGATAAATCTGATTGATGATATCCTCAGCTTCTCGACTTTTAGCAAGTTCGCGCCGAATATCCCTTAGCGACCTACCTCTTTCTAACTCCCTAGACCAAGTTCTCAATCCGTCAAAATCCGCATCTCGCGCCAACACTTCACGATAAAGCCTGTTGATGCGATCGTACTGCGATCGATTCTCCCGTCGCCCATTGTTCCGTTCCCTGCTGTCGCGATCCCAGTTGTTGCGTTGCCCATTATCCCCCAGACAGACGGAAACCCCTCCATCTCTTATACAGTTCTGCGCTTTAGCTGACTCTGCTAAAGGGATCGGAATTAATAAAGCCGCGATCGCTATTGCTGCGGTTGCGAACAAAGCTAGTTTCATTTTCGCCACCTCTTTCTTAGAAGTCTACAGTTTTCTACTTGACTTACGTTAATATATTTCTTATACTGAAAGTACGAACACTAAGTAAATAGATAGGAGGCTCAATGGCTTCTGCATCTGTTAAACCGAAGTTGGCAAAAGGCTGGCAAGAAGTCTTGGCACCCCACGGCATGGGCTACCGGATTAAGCTGCTGTCCCAGCTGCTGAGTCGCAAGTTTCAAGAGCGGTTGGAGCCTTATGGCCTAACTCCTTTCCACTGGGTTGTGTTGTGCTGCTTGTGGGAAGAAGATGGCTTAGCCACCTCCAGCATTGGAGAAAAGCTGCAACAGGTGGGAGGTACTTTAACGGGGGTGCTAGACCGGATGGAGGAACGAGGACTGGTTCGCCGGGAACGGGACACCCGCGATCGCCGCATTTGGCGCATCTGGCTGACTGAAGCCGGAAAAGAACTCAAATACGTACTACCTCCGGTTGCCGTGGAAATTCGGGACGAAGCTATGAAGGGCGTTCCTGTTGCCGATCGCGAAAGATTTTCAGAATTGATCGATCGCGCGATCGCTAATCTTTCTTAGCCTCCCTGGGATAGAGCGGCAATTAGTACCGGGGAAAGATGCCTTTAAGCCTAAAGTTTTATAAATTAGTACGTATACGAAATAAATGGCTGAGTTTATCAAGAACGGATAAATTACGAACTCTAAATAAAAGGCTACTTATTATCCCCATCCACTAAATAACTGCAAAAACAGACAACAACTATGAAACGCTCAAACACTGCTGTACTGAACGGACACAAACCCCCGGTTGCCGAAACCGAGTTGTTGAGTGCTGAGGATTTGGAAACTCTGCCAGTGGTAGCGCCAGATGTAGAGGAGGAGAAAGAAGAGAAGACCTCTGCTCTGAAGGCATCCCGCCAAGGGCCAATGCGCTTAATTTTGGCAGCTTTGGGGATAGGAGCGATCGCCACAGCCGGTAACTTTGGCTATCATTACTGGCAGTACGCCTCCACCCACCAAGAAACAGACAACGCCACCATCGCGGGTCACCTTCACAATGTCAGTAGCCGGATTAACGGCACCATAGCTGACGTGCTGGTAGATGATAACCAGCTAGTGCAAAAAGGTCAGCTACTTGTAAAGCTCGATCCCCGCGACTTTCAAGTCAAAGTGCAAAACAGCGAAGCAGCGCTAGAAGCGGCTCGGCGTCAGGCTATGGCTGCACAAGCCAACATTGCTTTGTCAGCACAAACCACCGAAGCCAAGACAGCGACGGCTCAAGGAGATGTCGGCGCTGCTGTAGCCGCCATCTCCACAGCCGAAGCGACAGTTAAAGAAGCGGAATCGGGAGTTCCGGCTGCACAAGCGGCGGTTAAGCAAGCTGAAGCGGGAGTTCCCCAAGCGCAAGCCACACTCGCCGCAGCCCAAGCCGGAGTTACCCAGGCGCAAGCCGCAGTTACAGCCGCCCAAGCGGGAGTTCCCCAGGCGCAAGCCGCAGTTAAAGAAGCTGAAGCTGGTGTATCGGGGGCTCAGGCTCA
This genomic window contains:
- a CDS encoding MarR family winged helix-turn-helix transcriptional regulator, which encodes MASASVKPKLAKGWQEVLAPHGMGYRIKLLSQLLSRKFQERLEPYGLTPFHWVVLCCLWEEDGLATSSIGEKLQQVGGTLTGVLDRMEERGLVRRERDTRDRRIWRIWLTEAGKELKYVLPPVAVEIRDEAMKGVPVADRERFSELIDRAIANLS
- a CDS encoding DUF4214 domain-containing protein, coding for MKLALFATAAIAIAALLIPIPLAESAKAQNCIRDGGVSVCLGDNGQRNNWDRDSRERNNGRRENRSQYDRINRLYREVLARDADFDGLRTWSRELERGRSLRDIRRELAKSREAEDIINQIYREVMGRNADSDGLEMWKRQLAKGRTLAQVRQAIERSTEARTGGQWR
- a CDS encoding M20/M25/M40 family metallo-hydrolase; this encodes MDLKQRLQNHLTEIVRDRDPYLSSAGHFYVQQYIRAQLQQWGTLETHEFTVRGKTHQNLILNIPPLSSSLAPSPSTGRAGVGFPPILIGAHYDGVPGTPGADDNATGVAVLLELARSIADQPLKYPVRFVAFDMEEYGMLGSAEYANELKQQRQPLRLMISLEMLGYCDETPNSERYPTGLERFYPNRGNFIALIGNLSTIPDLINLSRNIRKSGTPSEWLPAPNRGLMVPQTRLSDHSPFWDNGYRAMMITDTAFMRNPHYHKASDRIETLNLDFLTGVCRGLDIGIRRL
- a CDS encoding NACHT domain-containing protein, with amino-acid sequence MTNRGIKASPEGIEKAETALSPNNLNKKVLAEELGLARSTVTNFFRGIAVDRINFEEICKKLGLDWRDIVAKPPNEHDPQVVQEANSSLASEDVDALVRELRQLCYNKIQHRCGTIRLLDVNRPIKLSRLYVDVNVMEDIPSLQRKEISDLQQHFKPHTDDFNRFGLGKPQKRLPGLEAVATYSKLMVLGKPGSGKSTFLQHLAIECNQGNFQPDRIPVFIQLNNFAKDARASGDFNLVKYISQEFRKCGISELNTETLLNHGKVLVLLDGLDEVQDADSDRVIESLRNFSDDYYNNQLIITCRIAAQYKFQGFTDVETADFNQTQIQTFVKNWFVAVASNFSEEAEAKATQFINQLQMPENHQIREIACTPLLLHLTCLFFREKAKFPSNRAKLYDEGLDLLLKKWDEERGIKRDEIYRNLSIPYKKLLLTHVAAITFEQGDYFFEKDKIQQHIADYLRTLSDVETDSTQLQMDSEAVLKSIEAQHGLLVERARRIYSFSHLTFQEYFTAKKIVTNSEPQALENLVRNITDKRWREVFFLVAGMLGNADQLLRLIKQGVDTLLASDDELQEFLMWIDQKTISVQVSYKQVAVRAFYFALTFDPSFAHVLDISLDLDDALIHAHSLANAFVFYNEFDFSFDHDNAFNADFDEDLAFAYSDAQALDFALNPFFARNRAWCHAYNYELDLHFTLEPDLAIEPELEKILQQLYDQLPQPYSQEAMFKQWWRDNGWNVTTQLTKLMNKHCNIGRDWQLNEQQKGLLKQYYDANRLLVECLNSGCEVTPEVRHEIEDTLLLPIAEIERRKSEV
- a CDS encoding Rpn family recombination-promoting nuclease/putative transposase produces the protein MSFDNVCKFLAESYPEQFARWLLSGNISNIQVLKTELSIEPIRADSITLLRTINEILQLEFQTLPQSNPPLPFRMLKYWTRLYDEYNCEIEQVVLFLKRTNSPDVFIDSFQSRNTIHRYRVIRMWEQDPAPLLANPALLPLATLAQSDSPNILLEQVAQEVARIESTQERANVAACVSVLAGLRFDNNVITQLFKEEIMQESVFYQSIIEKGEQRGRQEGRQEGRQEGRQEGRKQGEEALLLRLLTRRIGRITPEIQVQIQQLSIAQLEDLGEALLDFSQPTDLTAWLESHQS